A stretch of the Nitratifractor salsuginis DSM 16511 genome encodes the following:
- a CDS encoding L,D-transpeptidase family protein, whose translation MNYRWIRGLLAGGMLLWLAGCTGGPHFGDAQGWSSDQKREFLHILGTDRYASLCGLEPIYQKYLQTRDSRLLSRLLVGYTKNLANSCIDLPSFEAAQREREARKIHTKFTPYLQSVSASSLMAQLRDGRRVEDILKPYIPPTPQFDRLLSVWHGGGLSEAQRRKVRLSLERSKLMDPDPTHWQTYFLVNIPEFRVRFFENGRLAFVSDVVVGKKSWQTPIFSAAMKYVVLNPTWNVPDNIARAEEIPHLLRDPNYFKHKRMIVLRSYDLDTTPVNPRSVPWRKYLRPEWKKKDLPYKLIQLPAKGNALGRVKFLFPNGNSVYMHDTPAKSLFKRKIRAYSHGCIRLARPIEMLRYLAQHGYLSKDWTQVEEELKSWKRHNVSLKEPIPVHVGYFTAYVSQGGGVQFFPDIYGYDQIMHLKKAQ comes from the coding sequence ATGAACTATAGATGGATCAGAGGCCTGTTGGCCGGTGGGATGTTGCTGTGGCTGGCAGGCTGTACGGGCGGCCCGCATTTCGGGGATGCCCAGGGGTGGAGTTCCGATCAGAAACGGGAATTTCTGCATATTCTAGGGACGGACCGCTACGCCTCCCTCTGCGGACTCGAACCGATCTATCAAAAGTATCTGCAGACCCGTGATTCCCGTCTCCTCTCCCGCTTGCTGGTCGGCTATACCAAAAACCTGGCCAACAGCTGCATCGATCTGCCCAGTTTCGAAGCGGCGCAGCGGGAACGTGAAGCCCGCAAGATCCACACCAAGTTCACCCCCTACCTCCAGTCGGTTTCCGCTTCGTCGCTGATGGCGCAGCTACGTGATGGGCGGCGCGTCGAGGATATTCTCAAACCCTACATACCGCCTACGCCCCAGTTCGACCGTCTCCTCTCGGTTTGGCACGGCGGCGGCCTGAGTGAGGCGCAGCGCCGCAAAGTCCGCTTGAGCCTGGAGCGCTCCAAACTGATGGACCCCGATCCTACCCATTGGCAAACCTACTTCCTCGTCAACATCCCGGAGTTTCGGGTCCGTTTCTTCGAGAACGGCCGGCTCGCCTTCGTCAGTGATGTTGTTGTCGGCAAAAAGAGTTGGCAGACACCGATCTTCAGCGCCGCGATGAAATATGTGGTCCTCAACCCCACCTGGAATGTGCCCGACAACATCGCCCGGGCCGAAGAAATCCCCCATCTGCTTCGGGACCCCAACTACTTCAAACACAAGCGTATGATCGTCCTGCGCAGTTACGATCTCGACACCACGCCGGTCAACCCCCGCAGTGTCCCCTGGCGCAAATACCTGCGCCCCGAGTGGAAGAAAAAGGATCTGCCCTACAAACTGATCCAGCTTCCGGCCAAAGGCAATGCCCTGGGGCGGGTCAAGTTCCTCTTCCCCAACGGCAATTCGGTCTATATGCACGATACGCCCGCCAAGAGCCTCTTCAAACGCAAGATCCGCGCTTACAGCCACGGCTGCATCCGTCTCGCCCGCCCCATCGAAATGCTGCGTTATCTGGCACAGCACGGCTATCTGAGCAAAGATTGGACTCAGGTCGAGGAGGAGCTCAAGAGTTGGAAACGCCACAATGTGAGCCTCAAAGAGCCGATCCCGGTACACGTGGGCTACTTTACCGCCTATGTCTCCCAGGGGGGCGGTGTGCAATTCTTTCCCGACATCTACGGCTACGACCAGATCATGCACCTCAAAAAGGCACAATGA
- a CDS encoding inositol monophosphatase family protein produces the protein MNPFYTAAQQAARKAWDFLRTPPPPELFEKNTLIGAGGDRSSGLDLALERIFVDALGSFGRIDSEESGSIGEGEATIILDPLDGSSNALSRFPYYGVSIARLDGQGILREAFVANLANGDLYRLDEEGEALKGSLFESEWKRPIPSPHPEIGLFEKAYAQPEIVAALDRAGLKFRAPGAVALSLAYARNTNYFLFVGPFRIYDFAAGLALCKGMEIAVEEEYVLVSKDREVFDKIRDILKECGL, from the coding sequence ATGAATCCCTTTTACACCGCCGCGCAGCAGGCCGCCCGGAAAGCCTGGGACTTCCTGCGCACACCTCCCCCTCCCGAACTTTTCGAAAAAAACACTCTGATCGGTGCCGGCGGGGACCGCAGCAGCGGCCTCGACCTGGCGCTGGAGCGGATCTTCGTCGATGCCCTGGGCTCTTTCGGGCGGATCGATTCGGAGGAGTCGGGGAGCATCGGAGAAGGGGAGGCGACGATCATCCTCGATCCCCTGGACGGCAGCTCCAACGCCCTGAGCCGTTTCCCCTACTACGGCGTCTCCATCGCCCGGCTCGACGGTCAGGGGATTTTGCGGGAAGCCTTCGTGGCCAACCTGGCCAACGGAGACCTCTATCGTCTGGATGAAGAGGGCGAAGCCCTCAAAGGCTCTCTCTTTGAGAGCGAATGGAAACGCCCCATTCCGTCCCCCCATCCCGAGATCGGCCTTTTCGAAAAGGCTTACGCCCAGCCCGAGATCGTGGCGGCCCTGGACCGGGCGGGGCTCAAGTTCCGTGCCCCCGGTGCGGTGGCCCTCTCCCTGGCTTACGCCCGGAATACCAACTATTTCCTCTTTGTCGGCCCTTTCCGCATTTACGATTTCGCCGCGGGCCTGGCGCTCTGCAAAGGGATGGAGATCGCCGTCGAAGAGGAGTATGTCCTGGTCTCCAAAGACCGGGAGGTCTTCGACAAGATCCGTGATATCCTGAAAGAGTGTGGCCTTTAA
- a CDS encoding alpha/beta fold hydrolase: MALRQIHYGGHNYELAYTLQNPSAEPTILFLHGWGSNKELMQQAFGKHLQGWRHLYLDLPGFGQSPNDRFLRTSDYAAIVRTFLHELGIEPRAIAGHSFGGKVATLLDPECLVLLSSAGIQVPKPLSVRVKIALFKLLKPLGLSKLRTLFVSEDAKGMNEGMYETFKATVNEDFEAEFAKVHAKALLFWGRADTATPLWTGERIAESIPQATLYPLEGDHYFFLKPDNAKFVAETIERECGKEQNLV, from the coding sequence ATGGCGCTTCGACAGATTCATTACGGCGGCCACAATTACGAGCTCGCCTATACGCTCCAAAATCCCTCCGCAGAGCCCACGATCCTTTTCCTCCACGGCTGGGGGAGCAACAAGGAGCTGATGCAACAGGCTTTCGGCAAGCATCTTCAAGGGTGGCGGCACCTCTACCTGGACCTTCCCGGTTTCGGCCAAAGCCCCAACGACCGCTTTTTGCGCACGAGTGACTATGCGGCCATCGTACGGACCTTTCTTCACGAGCTGGGCATCGAGCCGAGGGCCATCGCCGGCCACTCCTTCGGCGGCAAGGTCGCCACACTGCTGGATCCCGAGTGCCTGGTGCTTCTCTCCTCCGCCGGCATCCAAGTCCCCAAGCCCCTCTCGGTGCGGGTGAAGATCGCCCTCTTCAAGCTCCTCAAGCCTCTGGGGCTCAGTAAACTTCGCACCCTTTTTGTCAGCGAAGATGCCAAGGGGATGAACGAGGGGATGTATGAAACTTTCAAAGCCACCGTCAACGAGGATTTCGAGGCGGAGTTTGCCAAGGTCCACGCAAAAGCGCTGCTCTTTTGGGGCAGGGCGGACACCGCCACCCCCCTCTGGACCGGTGAGCGGATCGCCGAATCGATCCCGCAGGCGACGCTCTATCCTCTCGAAGGAGACCACTACTTCTTCCTCAAACCCGACAACGCAAAATTCGTCGCCGAGACGATTGAGAGAGAGTGCGGCAAGGAGCAGAATCTTGTATAG
- the recO gene encoding recombination protein RecO, whose product MKGFIVSLRPARDEDLIVTLLEEHALRSYYRFYGARHSILQLGYLIDYESEEESRYMPRLRKVSHLGFPWLFRRNRLMLWQQFVRLFEPHLRDTERLDPFYFNLLLDAAHRWEKQNPKRVICEAAHRLLRFEGRLHPPTHCYICEKPLGEEVALMTALLPTHPGCIYGPAIPRSQLQNYFETGKTTWLDDREIDYLYRLILKGL is encoded by the coding sequence ATGAAAGGATTCATCGTCTCCCTCCGCCCCGCCCGGGACGAGGACCTCATCGTCACTCTGCTGGAAGAGCACGCCCTGCGCAGCTACTACCGCTTCTACGGAGCGCGCCACTCGATCCTGCAGCTGGGGTATCTCATTGACTACGAGAGTGAAGAGGAGAGCCGCTATATGCCCCGACTCAGAAAGGTCAGCCATCTGGGATTCCCCTGGCTCTTTCGGCGAAACCGCCTGATGCTCTGGCAGCAGTTCGTCCGGCTTTTCGAACCTCACCTGAGAGATACCGAGCGTCTGGATCCCTTCTATTTCAATCTCCTGCTCGACGCCGCCCACCGCTGGGAGAAGCAAAACCCCAAGCGGGTCATCTGCGAAGCGGCCCATCGGCTGCTCAGGTTTGAAGGGCGGCTCCATCCTCCCACCCACTGCTACATCTGCGAAAAACCCCTGGGTGAGGAGGTGGCCCTGATGACCGCTCTGCTGCCGACCCATCCGGGATGTATCTACGGCCCGGCGATCCCGCGATCCCAGCTACAAAACTATTTCGAAACGGGCAAAACCACCTGGCTCGATGATCGGGAGATCGACTACCTCTACCGCCTCATCCTCAAAGGGCTCTGA
- a CDS encoding Mur ligase family protein: protein MLTVINLIAYFLMLGMLGYYIITTLQWYSYRLERVVFHHTKPWWNYLYFLVPFITYDFVMAVTQKRYGFIVVLLYAPLFYYWWRGIDKRLVFTGRVKRFFAALALFGAFFVFALHLYSVFLPILLAWLVSAGIEKMLFGAFRRRAMKRLKSLPDLKVVGVTASYGKTSIKNFIATLLAQRYRTYATPRSVNTLGGVMKDVNEELPEEAEVYVVEMGARGEGDIAEITRFVQPHYAVVGKIGPAHIEYFKTLERIRNTKMEILQSPRLIEAWVHESARIKPTEMIHIFGPEIEEVEATLEGTCFTLEGERYCAKILGAFNAVNLAAAIHVARALGLTPDEIRAGLEKIEPVPHRLQRIDAGGKVILDDSFNGNIDGMMASFDLAATWPGRKVLITPGLVEADEALNRQVAERAEEIFDRIIVTGDLNYAIFKEIVSPEKLRHLERKSEMEQMLVEETRPGDLILFANDAPSFI from the coding sequence ATGCTGACCGTCATCAATCTCATCGCCTACTTCCTGATGCTGGGAATGTTGGGCTACTACATCATCACCACCCTCCAGTGGTACAGTTATCGGCTGGAGCGGGTCGTTTTCCACCATACCAAACCCTGGTGGAACTATCTCTATTTTCTCGTCCCCTTCATCACCTACGATTTCGTTATGGCGGTGACGCAGAAGCGCTACGGCTTTATCGTGGTGCTGCTCTATGCCCCTCTTTTCTATTACTGGTGGCGGGGGATCGACAAGCGGCTGGTCTTCACCGGGCGGGTCAAGCGCTTTTTCGCCGCTTTGGCGCTTTTCGGAGCCTTTTTTGTCTTCGCCCTGCATCTCTACAGCGTCTTCCTGCCCATACTGCTGGCTTGGCTGGTCTCGGCGGGGATCGAAAAGATGCTCTTCGGTGCTTTTCGCCGTCGGGCAATGAAACGTCTGAAGAGCCTACCCGATCTGAAGGTGGTGGGTGTCACCGCCAGCTACGGCAAGACCAGCATCAAAAACTTCATCGCCACGCTGCTGGCTCAGCGCTACCGCACCTATGCCACCCCCCGCTCGGTCAATACCCTGGGCGGGGTGATGAAGGATGTCAACGAGGAGCTGCCCGAAGAGGCCGAAGTCTATGTGGTGGAGATGGGGGCCAGAGGGGAGGGGGATATCGCCGAGATCACCCGCTTCGTGCAGCCCCATTACGCCGTGGTGGGCAAGATCGGCCCGGCCCATATCGAATATTTCAAAACCCTGGAGCGGATCCGAAATACCAAGATGGAGATCCTCCAATCTCCCCGGCTCATCGAAGCCTGGGTACACGAGAGCGCCCGGATCAAGCCAACGGAGATGATCCATATCTTCGGGCCGGAGATCGAGGAGGTGGAGGCGACCCTGGAGGGGACCTGCTTCACCCTGGAGGGGGAGCGCTACTGCGCCAAGATCCTTGGAGCCTTCAACGCGGTGAACCTGGCGGCGGCGATTCACGTGGCGCGGGCGCTGGGGCTCACTCCCGATGAGATCCGCGCCGGGCTCGAGAAGATCGAGCCGGTCCCCCATCGGCTCCAGCGGATCGATGCCGGGGGCAAGGTGATCCTGGACGACAGTTTCAACGGCAACATTGACGGAATGATGGCCTCCTTCGACCTGGCGGCGACCTGGCCGGGCCGCAAAGTGCTCATCACCCCGGGCCTGGTGGAGGCCGACGAGGCGCTCAACCGGCAGGTGGCCGAGCGCGCCGAAGAGATCTTCGACCGGATCATCGTCACCGGAGATTTGAACTATGCCATTTTCAAAGAGATCGTCTCACCGGAAAAGCTGCGTCATTTGGAACGTAAGTCGGAGATGGAGCAGATGCTGGTAGAGGAGACCCGGCCGGGAGATCTGATCCTCTTCGCCAACGATGCTCCGAGCTTCATCTAG
- a CDS encoding glutamate synthase subunit beta, with translation MLRFFELERIDAVKRNVVERIKDFDEIYEIFKPEKAAEQADRCINCGDPYCHNGCPLHNFIPHWLKRTAEQDLEFAFNLSNESSPFPEVMGRICPHDRLCEGSCTLNDGYGAITIGSIETFISEEGFKRGMRPKFSEEKCGKKVAIVGAGPAGLSAATFLLREGVDVELFDRQNRPGGLLTYGIPGFKLDKKVVERRVKLLEKAGAVFHQNTEVGKDVSFENLVENFDAVFIGVGATKGRRPGINGEDAKGCYLAMEFLVDIQKKLFGEPRDKNIEVKGKKVVVIGGGDTAMDCVRTSLREQAASVKCLYRRDAHNMPGSRKEYINAKEEGVEFEFYCAPKEILKDENGAVVGVEMIKTRLGEPDEKGRQRVEEIPGSEFTEPADVVIFALGFDPVPYPFLAENGIETDRWGGILVDENYETTKPGVHAGGDCQRGADLVVTAVRDGREAAKAIVRKIRAAH, from the coding sequence ATGCTGAGATTTTTTGAACTGGAGCGCATCGACGCCGTCAAGCGCAATGTAGTCGAGCGGATCAAGGATTTCGACGAGATTTACGAAATTTTCAAACCCGAAAAGGCCGCCGAGCAGGCCGACCGCTGCATCAACTGCGGCGATCCCTACTGCCACAATGGCTGCCCCCTGCACAACTTCATCCCCCACTGGCTCAAGCGCACGGCGGAGCAGGACCTGGAGTTCGCCTTCAACCTCTCGAATGAATCCTCTCCCTTCCCCGAAGTGATGGGGCGCATCTGCCCCCACGACCGCCTCTGCGAAGGCTCCTGTACCCTCAACGACGGTTACGGCGCCATCACCATCGGTTCCATCGAAACTTTCATCAGCGAAGAGGGTTTCAAACGGGGCATGCGCCCGAAATTCAGCGAAGAGAAGTGTGGCAAGAAGGTCGCCATCGTCGGCGCCGGCCCCGCCGGACTCTCCGCCGCGACTTTCCTGCTGCGCGAAGGGGTCGATGTGGAGCTCTTCGACAGGCAGAATCGCCCCGGTGGACTGCTTACCTACGGGATTCCCGGTTTCAAACTGGATAAAAAAGTGGTCGAGCGTCGGGTCAAACTGCTGGAAAAGGCGGGAGCTGTCTTCCATCAGAACACCGAAGTGGGCAAAGATGTGAGCTTCGAGAACTTGGTCGAAAACTTCGATGCCGTCTTCATCGGCGTCGGGGCCACCAAAGGGCGCCGTCCCGGGATCAACGGCGAAGACGCCAAAGGGTGCTACCTGGCGATGGAGTTCCTGGTCGATATTCAGAAGAAACTCTTCGGCGAGCCGAGAGATAAAAATATCGAAGTCAAAGGCAAAAAAGTGGTCGTCATCGGCGGCGGTGACACGGCGATGGACTGCGTGCGCACCAGTCTGCGGGAGCAGGCGGCGAGCGTGAAGTGCCTCTACCGCCGGGATGCCCACAATATGCCCGGCTCCCGCAAAGAGTACATCAACGCCAAAGAGGAGGGGGTCGAGTTTGAATTCTACTGCGCTCCCAAAGAGATCCTCAAAGACGAGAACGGTGCCGTCGTCGGGGTAGAGATGATCAAGACCCGCCTGGGTGAACCCGACGAGAAGGGCCGCCAGCGGGTCGAAGAGATCCCCGGCAGCGAATTCACCGAGCCCGCCGATGTGGTGATCTTCGCCCTGGGCTTCGATCCCGTGCCCTATCCCTTCCTGGCGGAGAACGGAATCGAGACCGACCGATGGGGCGGGATCCTCGTCGATGAGAATTACGAGACCACCAAGCCCGGCGTCCATGCCGGAGGCGACTGCCAGCGCGGAGCCGACCTGGTCGTCACCGCAGTGCGTGACGGCCGGGAAGCGGCCAAGGCGATTGTCCGCAAGATCCGTGCCGCTCACTGA
- the gltB gene encoding glutamate synthase large subunit, translating to MRDLFTAFKDNCGFGLLASIDNIPSHKNLDDAVTALSRMMHRGAIAADGKTGDGSGLLLSIPRKFFAKKAEEEGITLPETYGVAMIFHKNPSDLEVVKEVCEANDLRVCFQREVPVDTNALGEQALETLPTITQIFVAPNSLIGTRRFDALIYLSRKEIEARLKEDPDFYIPSFSSSVVSYKGLVMPTHIKEFYRDLQDEDFEIAYCLFHQRFSTNTLPQWKLAQPFRMIAHNGEINSVTANRFNAEAKSEHLISDVFTQEELDRLLPIIQSEMSDSASLDNFLEFLRVNGVDFFKAARAVIPAPWQNAPHMDADLRAFYEYTSTCFEPWDGPAAVSMCDGRYIGCALDRNGLRPSKYIITKDNRLLIASEYGVLQIPDEEIVERGRLQSGEMMGVDLKYGIVLKNDDINDYLKHRQPYSQWLNANMVYLQEYMNDPFSTVETPPAPVMEARQRYFNITLETIEQVIEPMVKEGKEATASMGDDTPLAAFSEKQRNFTDFFRQKFAQVTNPPIDPIRERVVMSLNTGFGEVRNILNEDAEHAKRLKTVSPILSYEKLIILEEFGTATDPKYDPSYKAKRYYTGFKKDLRSSLNGLVNQIVREVAEQGVRTIILDDHTLNEETMLMPMLMVVSRLNHALLDAKIRHLVSIVCVTGEVYDSHAAAALIAFGASAIHPYMLFQTVAQIERRKDPEVDLAPVLKKVRKSINAGLLKIMSKMGISTISSYRNSMLFDIIGLGKEITDECFPRANVLLGGLGYADIEERIRRYHSAAFDKETGNRIFPLNVGGFYKYIDGTEYHDFAPATVHAIHKLAISGKKEDYAVLKNRIENRDKKFIRDFFEFKSDRQPILVDEVEPVEAIFKRFCTAAMSLGSISPEAHECLAEAMNRIGGRSNSGEGGEDAARFGTIKNSKIKQVASGRFGVTPAYLRSAEELQIKVAQGAKPGEGGQLPGHKVNALVARLRHTTPGVTLISPPPHHDIYSIEDLAQLIFDLKQINPDARIAVKLVSTAGVGTIAAGVAKAYADKIIISGADGGTGAAPIGSIKFAGNPWELGLVEAHNALKANNLRGFVELETDGGLKTGMDVIKAAIFGAESYAFGTGALTVIGCKILRICHLNRCTVGIATQEKKLREHYEGSVERVINYFTLLAEDVREILASLGYKSLGEIIGRTDLLKVIDDELAKKFDLESLLVRLDGPDTCQVPSNEPFDKNEYEKQILKEVMPAIKNPSEGIVLEKEISNLNRSFGTLISGEIAKYYGDKGLPDKTIELRLKGTTGQSLGAFLSNGVALYVHGAGNDYVGKGMHGGRIVITGDKSGEEFSLAGNTCLYGATGGKLYVAGQVGERFGVRNSGAIAIVEGTGDHPCEYMTGGVVVILGRTGVNFGAGMTGGAAFVYDVEHEFIENINQELVEARRIDTEDTDIERYYLKKLLKDYYNETRSPKAKEILDNFRVEIRNFWLVRPKDMKAPFKMIVEEGE from the coding sequence ATGAGAGATCTTTTTACCGCGTTCAAGGACAACTGCGGCTTCGGTCTGCTGGCGTCCATCGACAATATCCCCTCTCACAAAAATCTCGACGATGCCGTGACGGCTCTTTCACGGATGATGCACCGCGGCGCTATCGCCGCCGACGGTAAGACCGGCGACGGCAGCGGACTGCTGCTCTCGATCCCCCGCAAATTCTTCGCCAAAAAGGCCGAAGAGGAGGGGATCACCCTCCCCGAGACCTACGGTGTGGCGATGATCTTCCACAAAAACCCCTCGGATCTGGAAGTGGTCAAAGAAGTCTGCGAAGCCAACGACCTTCGGGTCTGCTTCCAGCGGGAAGTTCCAGTGGATACCAACGCCCTGGGTGAGCAGGCCCTCGAGACCCTGCCGACGATCACCCAGATCTTCGTCGCGCCCAACTCCCTCATCGGCACCCGCCGCTTCGACGCCCTGATCTACCTCTCCCGCAAGGAGATCGAAGCGCGCCTGAAAGAGGATCCCGATTTCTATATTCCCTCCTTCTCCTCCAGCGTGGTCTCGTATAAAGGGTTGGTGATGCCGACCCATATCAAAGAGTTCTACCGGGATTTACAGGATGAGGACTTTGAAATCGCCTACTGCCTCTTCCACCAGCGCTTCTCCACCAATACACTGCCCCAGTGGAAACTGGCTCAGCCCTTCCGCATGATCGCCCACAACGGGGAGATCAACTCGGTCACCGCCAACCGTTTCAACGCCGAGGCCAAGAGTGAACATCTGATCAGCGATGTCTTCACCCAGGAAGAGCTGGATCGCCTGTTGCCCATCATCCAGTCGGAGATGAGCGACTCGGCGAGCCTGGACAACTTCCTCGAGTTCCTGCGGGTCAACGGCGTGGACTTCTTCAAAGCGGCTCGTGCCGTCATCCCCGCCCCCTGGCAAAACGCTCCCCATATGGATGCCGACCTGCGGGCTTTCTATGAATATACCAGTACCTGCTTCGAGCCCTGGGACGGCCCGGCAGCGGTGAGTATGTGCGACGGCCGCTACATCGGCTGTGCCCTGGACCGTAACGGTCTGCGCCCCTCCAAATACATCATCACCAAAGACAACCGCCTCCTGATCGCCTCCGAATACGGCGTGTTGCAGATCCCCGACGAAGAGATCGTGGAGCGGGGGCGCCTGCAGTCGGGCGAAATGATGGGGGTCGACCTCAAATACGGCATCGTTCTCAAGAACGACGACATCAACGACTACCTCAAACACCGCCAACCCTACAGCCAGTGGCTCAACGCCAATATGGTCTATCTCCAGGAGTATATGAACGACCCCTTCTCCACGGTCGAGACGCCTCCGGCCCCGGTGATGGAGGCACGGCAGCGTTACTTCAACATCACCCTCGAAACCATCGAGCAGGTGATCGAGCCGATGGTCAAAGAGGGCAAGGAAGCCACCGCCTCGATGGGAGACGACACCCCGCTGGCGGCCTTCAGCGAGAAGCAGCGTAACTTCACCGACTTTTTCCGCCAGAAGTTCGCCCAGGTGACCAACCCGCCCATCGACCCGATCCGGGAGCGGGTGGTCATGAGCCTCAACACCGGCTTCGGCGAAGTGCGCAACATCCTCAACGAGGATGCCGAGCACGCCAAGCGTCTCAAGACGGTTTCGCCGATCCTCAGCTACGAGAAACTGATCATCCTCGAAGAGTTCGGTACCGCCACCGATCCCAAATACGATCCCAGCTACAAAGCCAAGCGCTACTACACCGGCTTCAAAAAGGATCTGCGTTCCAGCCTCAACGGCCTGGTGAATCAGATCGTCCGCGAAGTCGCGGAGCAGGGGGTCCGCACCATCATCCTCGATGACCATACCCTCAACGAAGAGACGATGCTGATGCCGATGCTGATGGTGGTCAGCCGGCTCAATCACGCCCTGCTGGATGCCAAGATCCGCCATCTGGTGAGCATCGTCTGTGTCACCGGCGAAGTCTATGATTCCCACGCCGCCGCGGCCCTGATCGCCTTTGGCGCTTCAGCGATCCATCCCTATATGCTCTTCCAGACCGTCGCCCAGATCGAGCGGCGCAAAGATCCCGAAGTGGATCTGGCCCCGGTCCTCAAAAAGGTCCGCAAATCGATCAACGCCGGTCTGCTCAAAATTATGTCCAAAATGGGGATTTCCACCATCTCGAGCTACCGCAACTCTATGCTCTTCGATATCATCGGCCTGGGCAAGGAGATTACCGACGAGTGTTTCCCTAGAGCCAACGTTTTGCTTGGCGGACTGGGCTATGCCGATATCGAGGAGCGGATTCGCCGCTATCACTCCGCGGCCTTCGACAAAGAGACGGGAAATCGGATCTTCCCCCTCAATGTGGGCGGCTTCTACAAATACATCGACGGCACCGAATACCACGATTTCGCTCCCGCTACGGTCCACGCCATCCACAAACTGGCCATCAGCGGCAAAAAAGAGGACTACGCCGTCCTCAAAAACCGCATTGAGAACCGGGATAAGAAGTTCATCCGTGACTTCTTTGAATTCAAGAGTGACCGCCAGCCGATCCTTGTCGATGAGGTCGAGCCCGTCGAAGCGATCTTCAAACGCTTCTGCACCGCGGCGATGAGTCTGGGATCCATCTCACCCGAAGCTCACGAGTGCCTGGCCGAGGCGATGAACCGCATCGGCGGACGGAGCAACTCGGGAGAGGGGGGTGAAGATGCCGCCCGCTTCGGTACGATCAAAAACTCCAAGATCAAGCAGGTCGCTTCCGGGCGCTTCGGTGTGACTCCGGCCTATCTGCGCAGTGCGGAAGAACTCCAGATCAAAGTGGCCCAGGGAGCCAAGCCCGGCGAGGGGGGGCAGCTCCCCGGTCACAAGGTCAATGCCCTGGTGGCCCGGCTGCGCCATACCACCCCGGGCGTGACACTGATCTCTCCTCCGCCCCATCACGATATCTACTCCATCGAGGATCTGGCGCAGCTCATCTTCGACCTCAAGCAGATCAATCCCGACGCCAGGATCGCGGTCAAGCTGGTCTCCACCGCCGGAGTCGGGACCATTGCCGCCGGAGTCGCCAAGGCCTATGCCGACAAGATCATCATCTCCGGAGCCGACGGCGGAACGGGAGCGGCGCCCATCGGCTCCATCAAATTCGCCGGTAACCCCTGGGAACTGGGGCTCGTGGAAGCCCACAACGCCCTCAAGGCCAACAATCTCCGCGGATTCGTGGAACTGGAGACCGACGGAGGGCTCAAGACCGGAATGGACGTCATCAAAGCGGCGATCTTCGGGGCCGAGAGCTACGCCTTCGGTACCGGCGCCCTGACGGTCATCGGCTGTAAAATCCTGCGGATCTGCCACCTCAACCGCTGTACCGTGGGGATCGCCACCCAAGAGAAAAAACTCCGGGAGCACTACGAAGGAAGCGTCGAGCGGGTCATCAACTACTTCACCCTCCTGGCGGAGGATGTGCGGGAGATCCTGGCCTCTCTGGGTTACAAGAGCCTGGGTGAGATTATCGGCCGCACCGACCTGCTGAAGGTGATCGACGACGAGTTGGCCAAGAAGTTCGACCTGGAGAGCCTGCTGGTGCGCCTGGACGGTCCCGATACCTGCCAGGTGCCCAGCAACGAGCCTTTCGACAAGAACGAGTACGAAAAACAGATCCTCAAAGAGGTGATGCCCGCGATCAAAAACCCCTCCGAAGGGATCGTCCTCGAAAAAGAGATCAGCAACCTCAACCGGAGCTTCGGAACCCTGATCTCCGGAGAGATCGCCAAATATTACGGCGACAAAGGCCTGCCCGACAAGACCATCGAGCTGCGGCTCAAGGGGACAACCGGACAATCCCTGGGTGCCTTCCTGAGCAACGGAGTGGCACTCTATGTCCACGGTGCCGGCAACGACTATGTGGGCAAGGGAATGCACGGCGGACGCATCGTCATCACCGGTGACAAGAGCGGCGAAGAGTTCAGCCTGGCGGGGAACACCTGCCTCTACGGCGCCACCGGCGGTAAACTCTACGTAGCCGGCCAGGTGGGCGAGCGTTTCGGGGTGCGCAACTCCGGCGCCATCGCCATCGTGGAAGGAACGGGAGACCATCCCTGCGAATACATGACCGGCGGGGTCGTGGTGATCCTGGGACGCACCGGGGTCAACTTCGGTGCGGGAATGACCGGCGGAGCGGCTTTCGTCTACGATGTGGAGCACGAGTTCATCGAAAACATCAACCAGGAGCTGGTCGAAGCACGCCGCATCGACACCGAGGATACCGACATCGAGCGCTACTACCTCAAGAAGCTGCTCAAAGATTACTACAACGAGACCCGAAGCCCCAAGGCCAAAGAGATCCTGGACAACTTCCGGGTGGAGATCCGCAACTTCTGGCTGGTGCGCCCCAAGGATATGAAGGCGCCCTTTAAGATGATCGTCGAGGAGGGAGAATAA